The Henningerozyma blattae CBS 6284 chromosome 6, complete genome genomic interval TAGTACTACTGACACTATCAGACAATACATCAAAActagaaaataaatcagTAAATTCcgttttaatattaatattcgATTGTAGATTAGCATcaatagtattattttcttcctTTTTAATCATTGGTAAATTAGAAGGAGAGTTATCATAGGAAGAAGGAGCACTAAACATTCTATCATTAGAAGCATCATtgttttcatcatcattctCCATTAATGCgttgatattattactattgtcAACCATAGCACTACTGGCAAAAAATGAAGTATTCGAATTCAATAAGACATTATGAGATGCATTAGTAGCCATAAATAATTGATCACTTAAAGGCGAAGCAATGGATGAACTCGAGGCAGAGGTACAGTTATTGTCATCTACTGGATTAAACCATTCTGGAATGTTGTTAGCAGAATCATTTTTTCCCTGCTGGTTATTAGCAGTAGTCTTGTTGTTATTGTAACTTGTCAAGTTTTGACTTGGAACAATGCCTCTTGATACCGGAATACCTTGTTGCGTGTTGTTCAGCAGATCTTGCTGCATCCAAATATCTAAGGTGGCATTAGCACCACCATTGATAGCTGATGCATCCATCATGttggtattatttgtattagcAGTATTGCTGTAGTTGGAAGTAGTGGAAACGGATGGAGCTAAGATTGGGTTCATTTTATAAGGTAATAGTAGCTGAACGTGGTAAAGGTTTGTCTGTGGTATATTATGTTCAAACTTTGATCACCTATAACAGTAAGGAACAAAGGAAAGATAAGTAAAAAGATCTCAAGACGGAGTTTCTTCTTATACTTCGTGAGAACACAGAAAAGAATCGCCaataagaagaagaaaagaaaatagtGGCATCGACTAATAAATAAGATAAGAACAAGGAcccaaataaaaataaattaattaatgtaTATTGAAA includes:
- the TYE7 gene encoding Tye7p (similar to Saccharomyces cerevisiae TYE7 (YOR344C); ancestral locus Anc_7.47), whose translation is MNPILAPSVSTTSNYSNTANTNNTNMMDASAINGGANATLDIWMQQDLLNNTQQGIPVSRGIVPSQNLTSYNNNKTTANNQQGKNDSANNIPEWFNPVDDNNCTSASSSSIASPLSDQLFMATNASHNVLLNSNTSFFASSAMVDNSNNINALMENDDENNDASNDRMFSAPSSYDNSPSNLPMIKKEENNTIDANLQSNINIKTEFTDLFSSFDVLSDSVSSTTNNETLTRSLNDDNLDANIDSITNNVSLTETSPSETTSVPQINQKKRRTTRKRLTPHQKEAHNKIEKRYRININTKIAKLQQIIPWVASEQTAFEVNDMGNKNMNNNNPLYQNPNNATRLNKSMILEKAVDYILYLQNNERLYEMEVTRLKNEVEALKNQK